A region of Caballeronia insecticola DNA encodes the following proteins:
- a CDS encoding ABC transporter substrate-binding protein, protein MHQRRRIVALAVASIVSGAFANQALAGTPEAQKWVDSEFQPSTLSKKQQMDEMKWFIDTAAKLKSQGVKEVHVVSETIDTHTYESKTLATAFSEITGIQVKHDIIQEGDVVEKLQTSMQSGQSIYDGWISDSDLIGTHYRYGVIVPLSDYMAGEGKEYTNPGLDLKDFIGTSFTTAPDKKLYQLPDQQFANLYWFRADWFARKDLQDKFKAKYGYDLGVPVNWSAYEDIAEFFTNDVKNIDGEKVYGHMDYGKKDPSLGWRFTDAWLSMAGAADKGIPNGMPVDEWGIRVTPDGCHPVGASVSRGGGTNSPAAVYATTKYINWLKKYAPPEASGMTFSEAGPVPAQGRIAQQVFWYTAFTASMLKPGNVTNADGTPKWRMAPSPHGAYWKDGMQNGYQDVGSWTFFKSTPPNQRAAAWLYAQFVTSKSVSLKKSIVGLTFIRDSDIHSDYFTKNADKYGGLIEFYRSPARVAWTPTGNNVPDYPKMAQLWWKNVGTAVAGEKTPQAAMDNLAKEMDQVLARLQRAGMKVCAPELNAQSDPSKWLSDQHAPWKALANEKPKGETVSYEQLLSAWKAGKVR, encoded by the coding sequence ATGCATCAGAGGAGACGGATCGTCGCGCTGGCAGTGGCAAGCATCGTGTCTGGTGCCTTCGCGAACCAGGCTCTGGCGGGCACGCCTGAGGCGCAGAAATGGGTGGATAGCGAGTTTCAACCCAGCACGCTTTCGAAAAAGCAGCAGATGGACGAGATGAAATGGTTCATCGACACCGCGGCGAAACTCAAATCGCAAGGCGTCAAGGAGGTTCATGTCGTATCGGAAACGATCGACACGCATACCTACGAATCCAAAACGCTTGCCACCGCCTTTAGTGAAATCACCGGCATTCAGGTGAAGCACGACATCATTCAGGAAGGCGACGTCGTCGAGAAATTGCAGACCTCGATGCAATCCGGGCAAAGCATTTACGACGGCTGGATCTCGGACTCGGACCTGATCGGCACGCACTATCGTTATGGCGTGATCGTTCCGCTATCCGATTACATGGCGGGAGAAGGCAAGGAATATACGAACCCTGGTCTTGACCTGAAAGACTTTATCGGCACGAGTTTTACGACCGCGCCGGACAAAAAACTTTATCAGCTTCCCGACCAGCAGTTCGCGAACCTTTACTGGTTCCGCGCGGACTGGTTCGCACGCAAGGACTTGCAGGACAAGTTCAAGGCGAAATACGGCTACGATCTCGGCGTGCCGGTCAACTGGTCCGCGTATGAAGACATCGCCGAGTTCTTTACGAACGATGTGAAAAACATCGACGGAGAAAAAGTTTACGGTCATATGGATTACGGCAAGAAAGACCCGTCGCTTGGCTGGCGCTTCACGGACGCATGGCTTTCCATGGCGGGCGCAGCCGACAAGGGCATTCCGAACGGCATGCCCGTCGACGAATGGGGCATTCGCGTGACGCCTGACGGCTGTCATCCGGTAGGCGCGTCGGTGTCGCGCGGCGGTGGCACCAACAGCCCGGCCGCAGTCTACGCGACGACCAAATACATCAACTGGCTCAAGAAATACGCGCCGCCAGAAGCGTCCGGCATGACGTTCAGCGAAGCGGGCCCTGTGCCCGCGCAAGGCCGGATCGCGCAACAGGTGTTCTGGTACACCGCGTTCACGGCGTCGATGCTCAAGCCGGGCAACGTCACGAATGCGGATGGCACGCCGAAGTGGCGCATGGCGCCCTCCCCGCACGGCGCTTACTGGAAGGACGGCATGCAGAACGGCTATCAGGACGTCGGCTCGTGGACGTTCTTCAAGTCGACGCCACCGAATCAGCGCGCCGCCGCGTGGCTGTACGCGCAGTTCGTGACGTCGAAGAGCGTGTCGCTCAAGAAGTCGATTGTCGGTCTCACGTTCATTCGCGACTCCGACATTCATAGCGACTACTTCACGAAAAACGCGGACAAGTACGGCGGCCTGATCGAGTTCTATCGCAGCCCGGCGCGCGTCGCGTGGACGCCGACCGGCAACAACGTGCCCGACTATCCGAAGATGGCGCAACTCTGGTGGAAGAACGTCGGCACCGCTGTCGCCGGTGAAAAAACTCCGCAGGCTGCAATGGATAACCTCGCGAAGGAAATGGACCAGGTGTTGGCCCGTTTGCAGCGGGCCGGCATGAAGGTTTGCGCGCCGGAGCTGAATGCGCAAAGCGATCCGTCCAAGTGGCTGTCGGACCAACACGCGCCGTGGAAGGCGCTCGCCAACGAAAAGCCGAAGGGCGAAACAGTGAGTTATGAGCAACTGCTGTCGGCGTGGAAGGCGGGCAAGGTGCGGTAA
- a CDS encoding DEAD/DEAH box helicase, translating to MPIDKNMYDENAIYRSWVDNQLKIIEPTDLNNNRGFRKPQRAALFAALCHLTSVPDRPATVVMPTGTGKTDAIFSLIIAGAFPRALIIVPSDALRSQTSEKILELKNIRDFRAIDEQTLSPKVFTMNAALTKDDLLDIALSNVVISTPNALTLTHGDQLAQLVSLVSHLIVDEAHHVAAKTWRNIKTAFKGKPCIQFTATPFREDKQTLDGRIIYNYSLKDAQEDGYFQAIEFHPVREYQFSLSDKAIANKAVALLRADLESGKDHLLMARANSISKAKKIYDLYREHNDLSPVLVYSGVNEKDKIIKRIKNRQHRIIVCVNMLGEGFDLPELKIAALHDQHCSPAVTLQFIGRLTRVNDLLGAAKFVANIANQKVDNQMAALYSESADWGIIIREVSEKKIGRELEREKFEAQFEDVEDGEKIIALNPTPKVSAVAYRVAQIDWKPFGAAEMRSKGEEVRLYSVNEDQTLVMAVTRAESPVSWANTAAISATDWHLYLAYYRKKDATLFISTSGDEGQSAAFKNLISANSEKVAGEKTFRILHNINLLKFQNVGLTRGTRDIRFTMHVGRDINSVMDDLENGAAIKSNIFGIGFQEGYKTTAGCSYKGKLWEMNSETIDYWVKWCDSVSEKINNANIDTRDILNNVIRSEKIERIWPDGLFYADWPESIYIEVEHRVTLIVNGIAYKLLDLWLGYPVRVTDRILRIPVLTKDELGAERAVGRVDITLEVDGYKIDCGDIKIIYGKERSFSEYLDDNPIKILKQDGSIILGNYRYYSPQTLNVKLPRALLSSWDWGETKINKESMGKDRDLDTVQGFTFSKIEGAYELIFNDDGAGEIADLVAINENNDHIQIDFYHCKYCSKDAKPGARVDDTYIVTGQASRSVKWLHTGEAIFRQLLDRYGTSLENGFDRILKGLPASLDLLRNKCRDLEVRIGFFIIQPAISEARITDEMLTVLGSSYMYLKNISGTELKVIVSR from the coding sequence ATGCCAATAGATAAAAATATGTATGATGAAAACGCCATTTACAGAAGTTGGGTCGACAATCAACTTAAAATCATCGAGCCAACCGATCTGAACAATAATCGCGGGTTTAGAAAACCCCAGCGAGCGGCGCTTTTCGCGGCCCTATGCCACCTGACATCGGTACCGGACCGACCTGCAACTGTAGTTATGCCCACCGGGACCGGGAAGACTGATGCGATTTTTTCCCTAATTATTGCGGGTGCTTTCCCAAGGGCCTTAATCATAGTTCCGTCCGATGCGTTGCGATCACAAACATCGGAAAAAATATTAGAACTTAAAAACATTCGCGACTTTCGGGCAATTGACGAGCAAACGCTATCCCCAAAAGTTTTCACCATGAATGCGGCCCTTACAAAAGATGACCTTCTCGACATCGCCTTGAGTAACGTCGTTATATCCACACCAAATGCCTTAACTTTGACTCACGGAGATCAGCTGGCGCAGTTAGTAAGTCTCGTAAGCCACTTGATCGTCGACGAAGCACATCACGTTGCGGCAAAAACTTGGCGAAATATAAAAACAGCGTTTAAAGGAAAGCCGTGCATTCAGTTCACGGCCACGCCGTTTCGGGAGGATAAGCAGACTTTAGATGGTCGAATAATTTACAACTACTCCCTGAAAGATGCTCAAGAAGATGGCTATTTTCAAGCGATAGAATTTCATCCGGTCAGAGAATATCAATTTTCTCTCTCCGATAAGGCAATCGCAAATAAGGCGGTGGCACTACTTCGCGCAGATCTTGAATCTGGCAAAGATCATCTTCTGATGGCTCGCGCCAACTCGATATCGAAGGCAAAAAAGATCTACGATTTGTATAGAGAGCACAATGATCTTTCTCCGGTGCTGGTGTATAGCGGCGTGAATGAAAAAGATAAAATCATCAAGAGAATAAAAAACAGACAACATCGAATCATCGTCTGCGTGAACATGCTTGGCGAAGGCTTCGACCTTCCCGAACTAAAAATTGCTGCCCTTCATGACCAGCACTGTAGCCCAGCCGTAACCCTTCAATTCATCGGAAGACTTACCCGCGTCAATGATCTATTGGGAGCGGCCAAGTTTGTCGCAAACATCGCAAATCAAAAAGTCGACAATCAAATGGCCGCACTTTATTCTGAAAGTGCGGACTGGGGAATTATTATCCGCGAGGTAAGTGAAAAAAAGATCGGCCGTGAATTGGAGCGAGAGAAGTTTGAGGCGCAGTTTGAGGACGTGGAGGACGGTGAGAAAATAATTGCATTGAATCCAACCCCCAAGGTGAGTGCCGTGGCTTACAGGGTGGCCCAGATAGACTGGAAGCCTTTTGGCGCTGCGGAAATGCGATCAAAAGGCGAGGAAGTGCGGCTTTATTCGGTTAATGAAGACCAAACCCTAGTGATGGCAGTGACCCGCGCCGAGTCCCCCGTTTCTTGGGCGAACACCGCCGCGATCTCAGCGACAGACTGGCATCTGTATCTTGCCTATTACCGGAAAAAAGATGCGACACTGTTTATAAGCACTTCCGGCGATGAGGGGCAGTCTGCAGCCTTTAAGAACCTAATTTCCGCGAACTCCGAAAAAGTCGCTGGAGAGAAAACGTTTCGCATCCTGCACAACATTAACCTATTAAAGTTTCAAAACGTTGGGCTTACGCGCGGCACTCGCGACATCCGTTTTACTATGCATGTTGGTCGAGACATTAATTCCGTGATGGACGACCTCGAAAACGGAGCCGCTATCAAATCGAATATCTTCGGAATTGGTTTTCAGGAGGGATACAAAACGACTGCAGGATGCTCATACAAGGGTAAATTATGGGAAATGAACTCGGAAACCATTGATTATTGGGTTAAGTGGTGCGACTCAGTATCAGAGAAAATCAACAACGCAAACATAGATACGAGAGACATACTGAATAACGTGATTCGCTCCGAGAAAATCGAAAGAATCTGGCCGGATGGGTTGTTTTATGCCGACTGGCCGGAATCAATTTATATTGAAGTGGAACACAGGGTTACGCTGATAGTCAATGGTATTGCTTATAAATTGCTGGACCTTTGGCTCGGCTATCCTGTTCGCGTTACGGATCGCATCTTGCGAATTCCAGTTCTGACTAAAGACGAGCTTGGGGCGGAGAGAGCGGTTGGTCGTGTCGATATCACACTCGAAGTCGATGGATATAAAATCGACTGCGGGGATATCAAGATAATCTACGGGAAAGAACGTTCTTTTTCCGAGTATCTTGATGATAATCCAATTAAAATCCTAAAGCAAGACGGCTCAATTATTTTGGGCAACTATCGTTACTACAGCCCGCAAACCCTCAATGTTAAGTTGCCAAGGGCACTTCTCTCAAGCTGGGACTGGGGAGAAACAAAAATAAACAAAGAATCCATGGGAAAAGATCGCGATTTGGATACTGTTCAAGGATTCACGTTTTCAAAAATAGAGGGCGCTTATGAGCTGATCTTTAACGACGACGGCGCCGGCGAAATCGCCGACCTGGTCGCGATAAACGAGAATAACGACCACATTCAAATTGATTTTTACCATTGCAAGTACTGCAGCAAGGACGCTAAGCCGGGCGCGCGGGTTGATGACACGTACATCGTAACGGGTCAGGCAAGCAGATCGGTGAAATGGTTGCACACTGGTGAGGCTATTTTCAGGCAGCTTCTTGATAGATATGGTACGTCACTTGAGAACGGCTTCGATCGAATTCTGAAGGGGCTTCCGGCAAGCCTCGATCTGTTGCGAAATAAATGTCGCGACCTGGAGGTCAGGATAGGCTTTTTCATTATTCAGCCCGCCATTTCGGAAGCCCGGATTACGGACGAGATGCTGACTGTGCTTGGGAGTAGTTACATGTATCTCAAAAATATATCCGGCACGGAGTTGAAAGTAATTGTGAGCAGATAG
- a CDS encoding MltF family protein: MALCMSFVCTHSQAAQPAAPESVASATRAPAGSSVPPPRPAGDARQLSLTNKPWTGDFDAMLERRMIRFLVPYSRTLYFVDKGRERGLAAELARDFERYVNKKYAAQLNKRPLTVYLIPTTRDKLLSSLNDGLGDISAGNLTATDERLKIVDFIAPRDRKPVRELVITGPKAPPLNKLDDLAGKEVFARRSSSYYESLNALNERFRKEGKTPMQITPLPEALEDEDEMEMLNAGLLGIVLVDEWKAHLWAQVLPHIKVHEDLAVNGEGYSGWAIRKNSPQLQAALNDFYINFVKKQGVYEYRLAQYMKKIKQIRNNAGDAEQKRFQQTLELFQKYGTQYGFDPLMLAAQGFQESQLNQQARSHVGAIGVMQIMPATGKQMAVGSITVTEANIHAGTKYMDQLMTKYFKDAKFSETDRPLFAFASYNAGPGNIAKMRQLAAQRGLDPDKWFNNVEVVVAEKIGIETTTYVRNIYKYYAAYRLIVDAQAAREKAMEGVKKQ; this comes from the coding sequence ATGGCGCTGTGCATGTCGTTCGTGTGCACGCATTCGCAGGCCGCACAGCCGGCCGCGCCTGAATCTGTGGCGAGCGCCACCCGTGCGCCAGCCGGATCGTCCGTTCCGCCTCCACGGCCCGCCGGCGATGCCCGGCAATTGAGCCTGACGAACAAGCCGTGGACAGGCGACTTCGACGCTATGCTCGAACGGCGCATGATTCGTTTTCTGGTGCCGTACAGCCGTACCCTTTACTTCGTCGACAAGGGGCGCGAGCGTGGGCTTGCTGCCGAGCTTGCGCGCGATTTCGAACGCTACGTCAACAAGAAGTATGCGGCGCAGTTGAACAAGCGGCCGCTCACGGTCTACCTCATTCCGACGACGCGCGACAAGCTGCTGTCGTCGCTCAATGATGGATTAGGCGACATTTCTGCGGGCAACCTGACCGCAACGGATGAGCGCCTGAAGATCGTCGATTTCATCGCGCCGCGCGATCGCAAGCCTGTGCGCGAACTCGTCATCACCGGACCGAAGGCGCCGCCACTGAATAAGCTCGACGATCTCGCAGGCAAGGAAGTCTTTGCGCGACGTTCGTCGAGCTATTACGAGAGCCTGAATGCGCTCAACGAACGCTTTCGGAAGGAAGGGAAGACGCCGATGCAGATCACGCCGCTGCCGGAAGCACTCGAAGACGAAGATGAGATGGAGATGCTCAACGCCGGGCTGCTGGGCATTGTCCTGGTCGACGAGTGGAAGGCGCATCTCTGGGCGCAGGTGTTGCCGCACATCAAGGTACATGAGGATCTCGCGGTCAACGGAGAAGGCTATTCGGGTTGGGCGATACGCAAGAACAGCCCGCAACTGCAGGCGGCGCTCAATGACTTCTACATCAACTTCGTGAAGAAGCAGGGCGTGTACGAATACCGTCTTGCGCAGTACATGAAGAAGATCAAGCAGATCCGCAACAACGCCGGTGATGCCGAACAAAAGCGCTTCCAGCAGACGCTCGAACTTTTTCAGAAGTACGGCACGCAATACGGCTTCGATCCTCTGATGCTGGCCGCGCAGGGCTTCCAGGAATCGCAATTGAATCAGCAGGCGCGCAGCCATGTGGGCGCGATCGGCGTCATGCAGATCATGCCCGCGACAGGAAAGCAGATGGCGGTGGGAAGCATCACGGTGACGGAAGCAAACATCCATGCCGGCACGAAGTACATGGATCAACTAATGACGAAGTACTTCAAGGACGCGAAGTTCAGCGAGACCGACCGTCCGCTGTTTGCGTTTGCGAGCTATAACGCGGGTCCGGGCAACATCGCGAAGATGCGTCAGCTCGCCGCGCAGCGCGGCCTCGATCCCGACAAGTGGTTCAACAACGTCGAGGTTGTGGTGGCCGAGAAGATCGGCATTGAAACGACTACGTATGTGCGAAACATTTATAAGTACTATGCGGCGTATAGGCTGATTGTCGATGCACAAGCGGCGCGTGAGAAGGCGATGGAGGGGGTTAAGAAGCAGTGA
- a CDS encoding anaerobic sulfatase maturase, with protein MAKAIGSTCNIDCTYCYYLHKEHLLDQRRGRRMEVSMLERYIRQYIEAQNGDEIIFSWQGGEPTMLGVDFFRDIVDIQKKYAPAGRRISNDLQTNATLLDDEWCAFLKEHDFLVGVSIDGPRELHDAFRRDRKGQPTFDKVMQGIGYLKKHGVTFNTLTVVNRINAKRPLDVYRFLRNELDSRYIQFIPCVEPKDFRSVAPQHWPPDAMPILGSSAARPGNADSVVTDWSVDPDDWGYFLSRTFDEWHRKDVGRVLVNLFETAVVQTAGRPAQTCVTAEFCGKALAIEHDGEVYACDHYVYPAFSLGNIRTTHLGEMAFSPQQQHFGYAKRDSLPAYCRECTHLKVCWGECPKNRFICSPDGQAGLNYLCSGIKRFHDHAGPALRQLARRCM; from the coding sequence ATGGCCAAAGCCATAGGCTCGACATGCAACATCGACTGTACCTACTGCTATTACCTGCACAAGGAACACCTGCTCGATCAGCGACGCGGCCGGCGAATGGAAGTGTCGATGCTGGAACGCTATATCCGTCAATACATCGAGGCGCAAAACGGCGACGAGATCATTTTCTCGTGGCAAGGCGGCGAGCCGACGATGCTCGGCGTCGATTTCTTCCGTGACATCGTCGACATTCAGAAGAAGTACGCCCCGGCCGGACGTCGCATTTCGAACGATCTTCAGACGAACGCGACCTTGCTCGACGACGAATGGTGCGCCTTCCTGAAGGAGCATGACTTTCTGGTCGGTGTCAGCATCGACGGGCCGCGTGAATTGCACGACGCATTCCGCCGCGATCGCAAGGGCCAGCCCACCTTCGACAAGGTGATGCAAGGCATCGGCTATCTGAAGAAGCACGGCGTGACGTTCAACACGCTCACGGTCGTCAACCGCATCAATGCGAAAAGGCCGCTCGACGTCTACCGCTTCCTGCGGAACGAACTGGATTCCCGCTACATCCAGTTCATTCCGTGCGTGGAGCCGAAGGACTTTCGCAGCGTTGCGCCCCAGCATTGGCCGCCCGATGCAATGCCGATCCTCGGAAGCAGCGCCGCGAGACCGGGGAACGCGGACTCGGTCGTGACGGACTGGTCGGTCGATCCCGACGACTGGGGTTACTTCCTGTCGCGAACCTTCGACGAATGGCACAGAAAAGACGTTGGTCGCGTGCTGGTGAATCTGTTCGAGACGGCTGTGGTGCAAACGGCGGGGCGTCCCGCGCAGACGTGTGTGACTGCCGAGTTCTGCGGCAAGGCGCTTGCGATCGAACATGACGGCGAGGTCTATGCCTGCGACCACTATGTGTACCCGGCCTTTTCGCTCGGTAATATCCGAACGACGCATCTGGGCGAGATGGCGTTCTCGCCGCAGCAACAACACTTCGGCTACGCGAAACGCGATTCCCTTCCTGCCTATTGCCGCGAGTGCACGCACCTGAAAGTGTGCTGGGGAGAATGTCCCAAGAATCGCTTCATCTGCAGCCCGGATGGTCAAGCCGGATTGAACTACCTTTGCAGCGGTATCAAGCGTTTTCACGATCACGCGGGGCCTGCGCTCAGGCAACTCGCGAGACGGTGTATGTGA
- a CDS encoding arylsulfatase, translating into MKRAPFAFAAAGLLSLAINGHAQTGSQQPTKPNIVLIVGDDVGWGDLGVYGGGEGRGIPTPNLDRMADEGMTFFDFYGQPSCTPGRAALQTGRNPNRSGMTTVAFQGQGGGLPRAEWTLASVLKLANYKTYFTGKWHLGEADYALPNAQGYDDMKYVGLYHLNAYTYADPKWFPEMDQQTRDMFTKVTTGMLSGKAGEKAHEDFKVNGQYQNEPDKRIVGIPFVDRYIEKAALDDIDEAAQSGQPFFVNVNFMKVHQPNMPDPDYVGKSLAKSKYADSLVELDARVGHIFDKLREKGLDKNTLVIFTTDNGAWQDVYPDAGYTPFRGTKGTDREGGTRVPAIAWWPGKIKPHSRNYDIVGGLDCMATFAALAGVDLPKNDRDGKPIIFDSYDMSPVLFGTGKSKRTAWFYFTENELTPGAVRVGQFKAVFNLRGDAGVKTGGLAVDSNLGWKGPESYVATVPQVFDLYQDPQERYDIFMNNYTEHTWTLPALSGAVKEEMKTYIKYPPRKAQSEAYTGPITISQYERLKFVRDELEKNGFSIPMPTGN; encoded by the coding sequence TTGAAGCGCGCACCTTTCGCCTTTGCGGCGGCGGGTTTGCTGAGCCTCGCCATCAACGGACACGCGCAGACCGGTTCTCAACAGCCGACCAAACCCAATATCGTATTGATCGTCGGCGACGATGTGGGTTGGGGTGATCTCGGCGTCTACGGCGGCGGCGAAGGGCGTGGCATTCCTACGCCGAATCTCGACAGAATGGCCGACGAAGGCATGACCTTCTTCGACTTCTACGGACAACCGAGCTGCACGCCGGGCCGCGCCGCGCTTCAGACGGGACGCAATCCGAATCGCAGTGGCATGACGACCGTCGCGTTTCAGGGCCAGGGCGGCGGGCTTCCGCGTGCCGAGTGGACATTGGCGTCGGTGCTGAAACTCGCCAACTACAAGACGTATTTCACGGGTAAATGGCACCTGGGCGAAGCGGACTACGCGCTTCCCAACGCTCAGGGTTACGACGACATGAAATATGTCGGCCTGTATCACCTGAACGCCTATACCTACGCCGATCCAAAATGGTTTCCGGAAATGGATCAGCAAACCCGCGACATGTTCACCAAGGTGACCACGGGCATGCTTTCCGGGAAGGCCGGCGAGAAGGCTCACGAAGACTTCAAGGTGAACGGTCAGTACCAGAACGAGCCGGACAAACGCATCGTCGGCATTCCGTTTGTCGATCGCTATATCGAGAAAGCCGCGCTCGACGATATCGACGAGGCTGCGCAAAGCGGCCAGCCGTTCTTCGTCAACGTGAACTTCATGAAGGTTCACCAGCCCAACATGCCCGATCCCGACTACGTGGGCAAATCGCTGGCAAAGTCCAAGTATGCGGACTCGCTCGTCGAACTCGATGCGCGCGTCGGCCACATTTTCGACAAGCTGCGTGAGAAGGGACTGGACAAGAACACGCTCGTCATCTTCACGACCGACAACGGCGCCTGGCAGGACGTCTATCCCGACGCCGGCTATACCCCGTTCCGAGGCACGAAAGGAACTGATCGCGAGGGCGGCACACGCGTGCCGGCTATCGCCTGGTGGCCGGGCAAGATCAAGCCTCACTCACGCAACTACGACATCGTGGGCGGTCTCGACTGCATGGCGACGTTCGCCGCGCTGGCCGGAGTCGACCTGCCGAAGAACGATCGCGACGGCAAGCCGATCATCTTCGACAGCTACGACATGTCGCCGGTGCTCTTTGGCACGGGCAAGAGCAAGCGCACCGCGTGGTTCTATTTCACCGAGAACGAATTGACGCCGGGCGCGGTGCGGGTCGGTCAATTCAAAGCTGTATTCAATCTGCGCGGCGACGCGGGCGTGAAGACAGGCGGCCTGGCGGTGGATTCGAATCTCGGCTGGAAAGGACCCGAGAGCTATGTGGCGACCGTTCCGCAGGTGTTCGATCTGTACCAGGACCCGCAGGAACGCTACGACATCTTCATGAACAACTATACCGAGCACACCTGGACGCTCCCGGCCTTGAGCGGTGCGGTGAAAGAGGAAATGAAGACATACATCAAGTATCCGCCGCGTAAGGCACAGAGCGAAGCGTACACAGGGCCGATTACGATCAGTCAATACGAGCGCCTGAAGTTCGTACGCGACGAGCTTGAGAAGAATGGCTTCAGCATTCCGATGCCGACCGGGAACTGA